In Salinibacterium sp. dk2585, a single window of DNA contains:
- a CDS encoding MoxR family ATPase has translation MPVTQEQATWFADAFDKLIANVDKAIMGKDHVIRLVLTALVSDGHVLLEDYPGTGKTVLAKALANTLDGTTSRIQFTPDLLPSDVSGVQIFDQSKGRFEFHKGPIFASIVLADEINRASPKTQSALLEVMEEGIVTIDGEGHPVGAPFLVIATQNPVEQAGTYKLPEAQLDRFLIKTTLGYPDRATSVALLMDSATRARASLVSPIIKPESIVAMTALANEVHVDESVMAYLSDIVEATRTDRDVILGVSMRGAMALARAIKTWAISNGRTYATPDDVRDLAVPVLAHRVILDPESEFAGVKAEAVIERILVGIEPPAYRAA, from the coding sequence GTGCCAGTAACCCAGGAGCAGGCGACGTGGTTCGCGGATGCCTTCGACAAGCTGATCGCCAACGTGGACAAGGCGATCATGGGCAAGGATCACGTGATCCGTCTCGTCCTGACGGCGCTGGTAAGCGACGGCCATGTGCTGCTCGAGGACTATCCCGGTACGGGCAAGACCGTTCTGGCCAAGGCCCTCGCGAACACGCTCGACGGCACCACCTCGCGCATCCAGTTCACCCCTGACCTGCTGCCGTCCGACGTGAGCGGCGTGCAGATCTTCGACCAGTCGAAGGGCCGCTTCGAGTTCCACAAGGGCCCGATCTTCGCGTCGATCGTGCTCGCGGATGAGATCAACCGCGCGAGCCCCAAGACGCAGAGTGCGCTCCTCGAGGTCATGGAGGAGGGCATCGTCACGATCGACGGGGAGGGGCACCCGGTCGGCGCGCCGTTCCTCGTGATCGCGACGCAGAACCCCGTGGAGCAGGCCGGCACCTACAAGCTGCCCGAGGCGCAGCTCGACCGCTTCCTCATCAAAACAACCCTCGGCTACCCCGACCGGGCAACCTCGGTTGCCCTGCTCATGGATTCGGCAACCAGGGCGCGCGCATCCCTCGTGTCGCCCATCATCAAGCCCGAGTCGATCGTCGCCATGACGGCGCTCGCGAACGAGGTGCACGTCGATGAGTCGGTCATGGCCTATCTGAGCGACATCGTCGAGGCGACCCGTACCGACCGTGACGTGATCCTCGGTGTCAGCATGCGTGGGGCGATGGCCCTCGCCCGGGCAATCAAGACCTGGGCGATCAGCAACGGCCGAACCTACGCGACGCCGGATGACGTGCGCGACCTTGCGGTTCCCGTGCTCGCGCACCGTGTCATCCTCGACCCGGAGTCGGAGTTCGCGGGGGTCAAGGCCGAGGCGGTCATCGAGCGGATCCTCGTGGGCATCGAGCCGCCCGCCTATCGCGCAGCGTGA
- a CDS encoding DUF58 domain-containing protein, whose product MLVKARRLWRAVVAVMAPIVRAVWRFLGPILGVVTSAGWIVLGLAILALVLSATFGWQEFTFLGTVLLAALLVSTFFLFGRASYGVHIELNPRRVVVGQRAMGRMLVTNTGTKNLPATRMELPVGRGVAEFQLPAMQPREEHEELFAVPTHKRAVIVAGPAESVKGDQLGLMRRALRWADPVDLFVHPRTVRLAPTAAGLVRDLEGQVSKKITSNDIAFHALRPYVPGDDRRYVHWRTSARIGQLMVRQFEETRRSQLTMIHATRRDLFASEEEFELAVSVTASIASQVIADGTQMDVVSESGVWRTQTVTSMLDSSSRIEPVGEMFETMRDFARQMTKRLPAPSVVMIVAGSRMTTADFRSIQSLFGSDTSQVAFRVEVGAEPKFAAVAGLTLITIGDLDDLPKIVRGMTP is encoded by the coding sequence GTGCTCGTCAAGGCCCGGCGCCTCTGGCGCGCGGTGGTTGCCGTCATGGCGCCCATCGTGCGCGCCGTATGGCGTTTCCTCGGGCCCATTCTCGGTGTCGTGACCTCCGCGGGGTGGATCGTGCTGGGACTCGCCATCCTCGCCCTCGTGCTGAGCGCGACCTTCGGATGGCAGGAGTTCACATTCCTCGGCACCGTCCTGCTCGCAGCGCTCCTTGTGAGCACCTTCTTCCTCTTCGGTCGGGCGTCCTACGGCGTGCACATCGAGCTGAACCCGCGGCGCGTGGTCGTGGGGCAGCGGGCGATGGGGAGGATGCTCGTCACCAATACGGGCACGAAGAATCTGCCGGCGACGCGCATGGAGCTTCCGGTCGGTCGCGGTGTCGCGGAGTTCCAGCTGCCCGCAATGCAGCCGCGCGAGGAGCATGAGGAACTGTTCGCCGTGCCGACCCATAAGCGCGCCGTGATCGTTGCGGGACCGGCCGAGTCGGTGAAGGGTGACCAGCTCGGACTTATGCGTCGCGCACTGCGCTGGGCCGACCCGGTCGACCTCTTCGTGCATCCGAGGACCGTGCGACTTGCCCCGACGGCGGCCGGCCTCGTGCGTGACCTGGAAGGCCAGGTCTCCAAGAAGATCACGAGCAACGACATCGCGTTCCACGCGCTGCGGCCCTATGTGCCGGGGGATGATCGACGCTACGTGCACTGGCGCACCTCCGCGCGCATCGGCCAACTCATGGTGCGCCAGTTCGAGGAGACCAGGCGTTCCCAGCTGACCATGATCCACGCGACCCGGCGCGACCTCTTCGCCTCGGAGGAGGAGTTCGAGCTTGCGGTGTCGGTCACGGCGTCGATCGCCTCACAGGTCATCGCCGATGGCACGCAGATGGATGTCGTGAGTGAGTCCGGTGTCTGGCGCACGCAGACCGTCACGAGCATGCTCGACTCGTCGAGTCGCATCGAACCGGTCGGCGAGATGTTCGAGACCATGCGCGACTTCGCGCGGCAGATGACCAAGCGGCTCCCCGCACCCAGTGTCGTCATGATCGTCGCGGGCTCGCGCATGACCACGGCGGACTTCCGCAGCATCCAGTCACTCTTCGGCAGCGACACGAGCCAGGTCGCCTTCCGCGTCGAGGTGGGCGCGGAACCGAAGTTCGCGGCCGTCGCGGGACTCACGCTGATCACGATCGGTGACCTCGACGACCTGCCGAAGATCGTGAGGGGGATGACGCCATGA
- a CDS encoding transglutaminase domain-containing protein, translated as MTTQTPNDRKGLRMPSPRTWFDIAVLVVLMALGLMGFEPSFGSYNFLLPAIGGLVLGTATAIGTSLFRLGLIPTTLVALAAYFLVASPLTVPQQSILGVLPSLQSLGSVAVGSVYGWADILTLATPVGAPQYIAVVPYAATWIVSIVSVTLACRWLASRPRTPWRFAIALIGPLALYLASILIGTEQPFQAGARGAVFATLALIWLGWRREGSASVAAEGAARLRKRKLAGTAVVVGAAILLGGGAGFWIAPPNDQRFVLREEIEPPFDPLEYPSPLSGYRHYTKQVTDDVMFTVEGLQQGDRIRLATMDSFTGKLWNVTGPDTATDGSGAFQLVGRTLPQQRFVTPDKRRDVVFTMAGYDDVWMPSLGYADDLEFIGGDAVEERDNLRYNAATGTAVLTSGLGAGDSYRIDATVQQPLSAEELRDIGAASVELPPVLGVPDVVTTKAQEFAASATTPAQQLEAIRSALALQGFLSHGRASDTVPSRAGHGADRITELLERNQMVGDEEQYASAFALMARSFGYPARVVMGFAPEVTGDEGQIEVTGDDVSAWVEVAFDGIGWVSFDPTPEETDIPQDQTPKPRSEPQPQVRQPPRMDNDDEDLLSPVELEESDEEDDELPFELPGWVYVLAVSLLVPAMIVFVPMLIVALIKARRMRRRRSATAPHDRVAGAWDEMIDRFSELGFSVPRASTRLRIAEALERQAPTEQPLKLRQLAVATDAAVFSGVEVEPERSERTWNEAEAAVAAMRAGVSRMRRFLSRYRVRSARDWAKRMADGGTERR; from the coding sequence ATGACGACGCAGACCCCGAACGACCGGAAAGGGCTGCGGATGCCGAGCCCCCGCACCTGGTTCGACATTGCCGTGCTCGTCGTGCTCATGGCGCTCGGACTCATGGGCTTCGAGCCCTCATTCGGCAGCTACAACTTCCTCCTGCCGGCGATCGGTGGGCTCGTGCTCGGCACAGCGACCGCGATCGGCACCTCACTCTTCAGGCTCGGGTTGATCCCGACGACGCTGGTCGCACTCGCCGCCTACTTCCTCGTCGCATCGCCCCTCACAGTGCCGCAGCAGTCGATCCTCGGCGTGCTGCCGAGCCTCCAGTCGCTCGGCAGCGTCGCCGTCGGCTCGGTCTACGGCTGGGCAGACATCCTCACGCTCGCGACCCCCGTCGGTGCACCGCAGTACATTGCCGTCGTCCCCTACGCGGCCACCTGGATCGTCTCGATCGTCTCCGTGACGCTCGCCTGCCGGTGGCTCGCGTCCCGGCCTCGCACCCCCTGGCGGTTCGCGATTGCGCTCATCGGCCCGCTCGCGCTCTACCTCGCGAGCATCCTGATCGGCACCGAACAACCCTTCCAGGCCGGCGCCCGCGGTGCGGTCTTCGCGACGCTCGCCCTCATCTGGCTCGGCTGGCGGCGCGAGGGGAGCGCGAGCGTCGCGGCCGAGGGAGCGGCGCGGTTGCGCAAGCGCAAGCTCGCCGGCACGGCTGTCGTCGTCGGCGCCGCGATCCTGCTCGGCGGCGGCGCGGGGTTCTGGATCGCCCCGCCCAACGACCAGCGCTTCGTGCTCCGGGAGGAGATTGAACCGCCCTTCGATCCGCTCGAGTATCCGAGTCCGCTCTCCGGCTACCGGCACTACACCAAGCAGGTCACCGACGATGTCATGTTCACGGTCGAAGGCCTGCAGCAGGGTGACCGCATCCGCTTGGCCACCATGGATTCCTTCACGGGCAAGCTGTGGAACGTCACGGGCCCCGACACCGCGACCGATGGCTCGGGTGCCTTCCAGCTCGTGGGTCGCACGCTGCCGCAACAGCGCTTCGTAACCCCCGACAAGCGCCGCGACGTGGTCTTCACGATGGCCGGCTACGACGATGTGTGGATGCCGAGCCTCGGCTACGCAGACGACCTCGAGTTCATCGGCGGCGACGCCGTCGAGGAACGCGACAACCTGCGCTACAACGCGGCGACCGGCACGGCGGTGTTGACCTCCGGTCTCGGCGCAGGGGACTCGTACCGCATCGATGCGACGGTGCAGCAGCCCCTCTCGGCAGAGGAGTTGCGAGACATCGGAGCGGCCTCCGTGGAGCTGCCGCCCGTGCTGGGCGTGCCCGATGTCGTCACGACGAAGGCGCAGGAGTTCGCCGCATCGGCGACGACGCCCGCCCAGCAGCTCGAAGCCATCCGCTCGGCGCTCGCCCTGCAGGGCTTCCTGAGCCACGGCCGCGCTTCGGACACGGTGCCGTCGCGGGCCGGGCACGGTGCCGACCGCATCACCGAACTGCTGGAACGAAACCAAATGGTCGGTGACGAGGAGCAGTACGCCTCCGCCTTCGCGCTCATGGCGCGCAGTTTCGGCTATCCGGCCCGCGTCGTGATGGGCTTCGCGCCGGAGGTCACGGGCGACGAGGGCCAGATCGAGGTGACGGGCGACGACGTCTCAGCCTGGGTCGAGGTCGCGTTCGATGGCATCGGGTGGGTCTCCTTCGACCCCACGCCGGAGGAGACCGACATCCCGCAGGACCAGACGCCGAAGCCGCGCAGTGAGCCGCAGCCGCAGGTGCGCCAGCCTCCCCGCATGGACAACGACGACGAGGATCTGCTCTCGCCCGTCGAGTTGGAGGAGAGCGACGAGGAAGACGATGAGCTTCCCTTCGAGCTGCCCGGCTGGGTCTACGTGCTCGCGGTGAGCCTGCTCGTCCCCGCCATGATCGTCTTCGTGCCCATGCTGATCGTCGCCCTGATCAAGGCGAGGCGCATGCGGCGTCGACGTTCCGCGACAGCGCCGCATGACCGCGTGGCTGGCGCGTGGGACGAGATGATCGACCGCTTCTCGGAGCTCGGTTTCTCGGTGCCGCGGGCGAGCACGCGCCTGCGGATCGCGGAGGCGCTCGAACGGCAGGCACCGACGGAGCAGCCACTCAAGCTCAGGCAGCTCGCCGTCGCGACCGACGCCGCAGTGTTCTCCGGCGTCGAGGTCGAGCCGGAGCGCTCCGAGCGCACCTGGAACGAGGCAGAAGCCGCCGTCGCGGCCATGCGCGCCGGAGTCTCACGGATGCGCCGCTTCCTGAGTCGATACCGCGTCAGGTCGGCGCGTGACTGGGCGAAGAGGATGGCGGATGGCGGCACCGAGCGGCGGTGA
- a CDS encoding FHA domain-containing protein, giving the protein MASEHDEPAVAPPPPGAPEAVTPTPTPAAPVTNESDFISLPPGMADFDSGTYRIQARRPEPPVAERPPVFVPTIVPGLPVTPLTAVTAEPVDEVTRVTAAPLDDATRVVQSRRAAWTLTLPAGESRELRAGVLLLGRGPAASAAWPGAGVLPLDDPRKSVSKTHAALELDGAGTLKVHDLDSTNGVWLSYANGDEVDVVPGSPGIVEDGAVLHLGEFGIRLQRR; this is encoded by the coding sequence GTGGCGAGCGAGCACGATGAGCCGGCTGTCGCGCCTCCGCCCCCGGGGGCGCCCGAGGCTGTCACGCCCACGCCCACGCCCGCAGCTCCCGTGACCAACGAGTCGGACTTCATCAGCCTTCCCCCCGGGATGGCGGACTTCGACTCGGGCACCTACCGCATCCAGGCGCGCAGGCCCGAGCCCCCCGTCGCCGAACGGCCGCCTGTGTTCGTGCCGACCATCGTGCCGGGGCTTCCCGTCACCCCACTGACAGCCGTGACGGCGGAGCCTGTCGACGAGGTGACCCGGGTGACAGCCGCGCCGCTCGACGACGCGACCCGTGTCGTGCAGAGTCGCCGAGCCGCGTGGACCTTGACGCTCCCGGCAGGCGAGAGCAGGGAACTCCGCGCTGGGGTGCTGCTGCTCGGGCGGGGCCCCGCAGCATCCGCAGCGTGGCCGGGCGCCGGGGTGCTGCCGCTCGACGACCCGCGGAAGTCAGTCTCCAAGACCCACGCGGCGCTCGAACTCGACGGCGCAGGCACGCTCAAGGTGCACGACCTCGATTCCACGAACGGCGTGTGGCTGAGCTACGCCAACGGCGACGAGGTGGATGTCGTTCCGGGCTCCCCGGGAATTGTCGAGGACGGCGCGGTGCTACATCTCGGAGAGTTCGGGATTCGCCTGCAGCGACGCTGA
- the leuC gene encoding 3-isopropylmalate dehydratase large subunit, which translates to MGRTLAEKVWDDHIVVKGDDGNPDLLYIDLHLVHEVTSPQAFDGLRMAGRPVRRPDLTIATEDHNTPTLNIDKQIEDVTSRTQIETLRRNCEEFGLRLHPLGDVEQGIVHVVGPQLGLTMPGITVVCGDSHTSTHGAFGAMAFGIGTSEVEHVLATQTLPLKPFKTMAITVEGELRPGVTAKDIILAVIAKIGTGGGQGYVLEYRGSAIRSLSMEGRMTICNMSIEAGARAGMVAPDQTTYDYLKGRPHAPEGEAWDEAVAYWETLKTDDDAVFDAEVFLDADELEPFVTWGTNPGQGVSLSESVPDPATIVDANERAAAERALEYMALEAGTPMKQIPVDAVFMGSCTNSRIEDLRAFASVIKGRKKADNVRVMVVPGSARVRLEAEAEGIDKIVTEFGAEWRFAGCSMCLGMNPDQLAPGERCASTSNRNFEGRQGKGGRTHLVSPLVAAATAVRGTLASPWDLEDVDTDAAASDGSADPVSSVTGDTPIYDAIARQFPSAMSEVNA; encoded by the coding sequence GTGGGCAGGACGCTGGCAGAGAAAGTCTGGGATGACCACATCGTGGTCAAGGGCGACGACGGCAATCCGGATCTCCTCTACATCGACCTCCACCTCGTGCACGAGGTGACGAGCCCCCAGGCCTTCGACGGCCTGCGCATGGCCGGTCGACCCGTGCGCCGACCCGACCTGACGATCGCCACCGAGGACCACAACACTCCGACGCTCAACATCGACAAGCAGATCGAAGACGTCACGAGCCGCACGCAGATCGAGACCCTCCGTCGCAACTGCGAGGAGTTCGGTCTGCGCCTGCACCCGCTCGGCGACGTCGAGCAGGGCATCGTGCACGTGGTCGGTCCCCAGCTCGGCCTCACCATGCCGGGCATCACGGTCGTCTGCGGCGACAGCCACACCTCGACGCACGGCGCTTTCGGTGCGATGGCCTTCGGTATCGGCACGAGCGAGGTCGAGCATGTGCTCGCGACCCAGACGCTGCCGCTCAAGCCCTTCAAGACGATGGCGATCACGGTCGAAGGTGAGCTGCGTCCAGGCGTGACCGCGAAAGACATCATCCTCGCGGTCATCGCCAAGATCGGCACGGGCGGTGGCCAGGGCTACGTGCTCGAGTACCGTGGCAGCGCCATCCGCTCGCTCTCGATGGAGGGCCGCATGACGATCTGCAACATGTCGATCGAGGCCGGCGCCCGCGCCGGCATGGTTGCTCCCGACCAGACGACCTACGACTACCTCAAGGGTCGCCCGCACGCACCGGAGGGTGAGGCCTGGGACGAGGCCGTCGCCTACTGGGAGACGCTCAAGACCGACGACGACGCCGTGTTCGACGCCGAGGTCTTTCTCGACGCCGACGAGCTCGAGCCCTTCGTGACCTGGGGCACGAACCCCGGCCAGGGTGTCTCGCTGAGCGAGTCGGTTCCCGACCCCGCCACGATCGTCGACGCCAACGAGCGTGCCGCAGCGGAGCGCGCGCTCGAGTACATGGCGCTCGAGGCGGGCACGCCCATGAAGCAGATCCCTGTCGACGCCGTCTTCATGGGCTCGTGCACCAACAGCCGCATCGAAGATCTTCGCGCCTTCGCATCCGTCATCAAGGGCCGCAAGAAGGCCGACAACGTTCGCGTCATGGTCGTTCCCGGCTCCGCGCGCGTGCGCCTGGAGGCCGAGGCTGAGGGCATCGACAAGATCGTGACGGAGTTCGGCGCCGAGTGGCGCTTCGCCGGTTGCTCGATGTGCCTCGGCATGAACCCCGACCAGCTTGCCCCCGGCGAGCGTTGCGCCTCGACCTCGAACCGCAACTTCGAGGGTCGCCAGGGCAAGGGCGGCCGCACGCATCTCGTATCGCCTCTCGTCGCCGCAGCGACGGCCGTGCGCGGCACGCTTGCGAGCCCGTGGGATCTTGAGGACGTCGACACGGACGCCGCGGCATCCGATGGTTCTGCCGACCCCGTCTCGTCCGTCACCGGCGACACCCCGATCTATGACGCGATCGCGCGCCAGTTCCCTTCCGCTATGAGTGAGGTCAACGCCTGA
- the leuD gene encoding 3-isopropylmalate dehydratase small subunit translates to MDKVTTITGVAAPLKRSNVDTDQIIPAVFLKRVTKTGFEDALFHGWRQDEDFVLNRPEFQGARVLIAGPDFGTGSSREHAVWALRDFGFAAVLSPRFGDIFRGNAGKQGLLAGQISEEDTETIWARIDEEPGIEATVDLEARTVTVGDFTTSFQIDDYTRWRLLEGFDDIGLTLRDEPAITEFESRRAQWRPTTLPARTAAVAK, encoded by the coding sequence ATGGACAAAGTCACGACGATCACGGGAGTCGCAGCGCCCCTCAAGCGTTCCAATGTCGACACCGACCAGATCATCCCCGCGGTGTTCCTCAAGCGCGTCACCAAGACCGGCTTCGAGGATGCGCTCTTCCACGGTTGGCGGCAGGACGAGGACTTCGTGCTCAACCGCCCCGAGTTCCAGGGTGCCCGCGTGCTCATCGCGGGCCCTGACTTCGGCACGGGCTCGAGCCGCGAGCACGCCGTGTGGGCACTGCGCGACTTCGGTTTCGCCGCCGTGCTGAGCCCCCGCTTCGGCGACATCTTCCGTGGGAATGCGGGCAAACAGGGCCTGCTCGCCGGGCAGATCTCCGAGGAGGACACCGAGACGATCTGGGCACGCATCGACGAGGAGCCCGGTATCGAGGCGACCGTCGACCTCGAAGCGCGCACCGTGACGGTGGGGGACTTCACGACGTCCTTCCAGATCGACGACTACACGCGGTGGCGACTCCTCGAGGGCTTCGACGACATCGGGCTCACCCTGCGCGACGAGCCGGCCATCACGGAGTTCGAATCCCGCCGTGCACAGTGGCGCCCCACGACATTGCCCGCACGCACGGCGGCGGTCGCGAAGTGA
- the murA gene encoding UDP-N-acetylglucosamine 1-carboxyvinyltransferase translates to MGLTADEIIINGGKPLTGSIQVRGAKNLVTKAMVAALLGETPSVLRGVPDISDVQVVRGLLEVYGVGVTSPTAGELHFDTASVEKAHFAEIDAHAGASRIPILFCGPLLHRLGEARIPDLGGCRIGDRPINYHLDALRAFGAVVEKSYEGIVLTAPDGLHGADIELPYPSVGATEQVLLTAVRAKGVTELKNAAIEPEIMDLIAILQKMGAIISVEPNRVILIEGVDRLDGYKHSALFDRNEVASWACAALVTKGDIFVEGARQSEMMTFLNVFRKVGGAFDVQEDGIRFWHPGGPLKPVTIETDVHPGFMTDWQQPLIVALTQAEGTSIVHETVYENRFGFTEALGKMGANIVVHEQGLPDHPRRVARRDFEQAATIVGPTPLHGADLHVPDLRGGFSHLIAALSAEGRSTISNIGIISRGYEHIIEKLGALGADFVYEG, encoded by the coding sequence GTGGGCCTCACGGCGGACGAGATCATCATCAACGGTGGCAAGCCGCTGACCGGCAGCATCCAGGTGCGCGGGGCCAAGAACCTCGTGACGAAGGCCATGGTCGCCGCCCTCCTGGGGGAGACGCCCAGCGTGCTGCGCGGTGTCCCCGACATCAGTGACGTGCAGGTCGTGCGCGGGCTGCTTGAGGTCTACGGGGTCGGTGTCACGAGCCCGACCGCGGGCGAGTTGCACTTCGACACCGCCAGCGTGGAGAAGGCGCACTTCGCCGAGATCGACGCACACGCTGGCGCGAGCCGCATCCCGATCCTCTTCTGCGGTCCCCTCCTGCACCGACTGGGCGAGGCACGCATCCCCGACCTTGGTGGCTGCCGCATCGGCGACCGGCCCATCAACTACCACCTCGACGCGCTCCGCGCCTTCGGGGCGGTCGTCGAGAAGAGCTACGAGGGCATCGTGCTGACGGCGCCCGACGGCCTGCACGGCGCTGACATCGAGCTGCCCTACCCGAGCGTTGGCGCGACCGAGCAGGTGCTGCTCACGGCCGTGCGCGCCAAGGGTGTTACCGAGCTCAAGAACGCCGCGATCGAGCCCGAGATCATGGACCTCATCGCGATCCTGCAGAAGATGGGCGCGATCATCTCGGTCGAGCCCAACCGGGTCATCCTCATCGAGGGTGTCGACCGACTCGACGGCTACAAGCACAGCGCGCTCTTCGACCGCAACGAGGTCGCCAGCTGGGCATGCGCTGCTCTCGTGACCAAGGGCGACATCTTCGTGGAGGGTGCCCGCCAGTCCGAGATGATGACGTTCCTCAACGTCTTCCGCAAGGTCGGCGGCGCATTCGATGTGCAGGAAGATGGCATCCGCTTCTGGCACCCGGGTGGACCGCTCAAGCCCGTCACCATCGAGACGGATGTGCATCCCGGCTTCATGACCGACTGGCAGCAGCCGCTCATCGTCGCGCTCACGCAGGCGGAGGGCACCTCGATCGTGCACGAGACCGTGTATGAGAACCGCTTCGGGTTCACGGAGGCGCTCGGCAAGATGGGCGCGAACATCGTCGTGCACGAGCAGGGCCTGCCCGACCACCCGCGCAGGGTAGCCCGCCGCGACTTCGAGCAGGCGGCGACGATCGTCGGGCCGACGCCGCTGCACGGTGCCGACCTGCACGTGCCAGACCTGCGCGGTGGCTTCAGCCATCTCATCGCCGCGCTCAGCGCCGAGGGACGATCGACCATCAGCAACATCGGCATCATCAGCCGCGGTTACGAGCACATCATCGAGAAGCTCGGTGCCCTCGGTGCCGACTTCGTCTACGAAGGGTGA
- a CDS encoding lysophospholipid acyltransferase family protein yields MSDISQPAASPGTRARSEKTPVFRFLAFLLLPPMHMLARYRIIDGDKMPKQGAFVFAPNHYSEIDPVVIGVIMWKLGRMPRFLAKASVFKNPIVAKLLHASGQIPVERSSNVRGSEPLKAAGTLVEKGLAVVIYPEGSLTRDPALWPMRGKTGAVRMALEADAPLIPAAHWGTQKVMPRYGRKISLFPRKTITVKIGDPVDLSAYRGKPITSTMLSEATDLLMEAITALLAELRDEPPPAERWNPAKNNQKETGRF; encoded by the coding sequence GTGAGCGATATCTCGCAGCCGGCAGCGTCGCCGGGAACACGGGCGCGGTCGGAGAAGACTCCCGTCTTCCGTTTTCTCGCCTTCCTCCTGCTGCCACCCATGCACATGCTGGCGCGGTACCGCATCATCGACGGCGACAAGATGCCGAAACAGGGGGCCTTCGTCTTCGCGCCGAACCACTACAGCGAGATCGACCCCGTCGTGATCGGCGTCATCATGTGGAAGCTTGGGCGCATGCCCCGCTTTCTCGCGAAGGCCTCGGTGTTCAAGAACCCCATCGTCGCGAAGCTCCTGCACGCCTCGGGGCAGATCCCCGTCGAGCGTTCGAGCAACGTGCGCGGCTCTGAGCCGCTCAAGGCGGCGGGCACACTCGTCGAGAAGGGGCTCGCAGTCGTCATCTACCCGGAGGGTTCGCTCACGCGCGATCCCGCGCTCTGGCCCATGCGCGGCAAGACGGGAGCCGTACGGATGGCGCTCGAGGCGGATGCTCCCCTCATCCCGGCGGCGCACTGGGGCACTCAGAAGGTCATGCCGCGCTACGGGCGCAAGATCAGCCTGTTCCCTCGCAAGACGATCACGGTCAAGATCGGCGATCCCGTCGACCTCTCGGCCTACCGCGGCAAGCCGATCACCTCGACGATGCTGAGCGAGGCGACCGACCTGCTCATGGAAGCCATCACGGCTCTCCTGGCCGAGCTCCGCGACGAGCCGCCACCCGCCGAACGCTGGAATCCGGCCAAGAACAATCAGAAGGAGACCGGGCGCTTTTGA
- a CDS encoding NAD(P)H-dependent glycerol-3-phosphate dehydrogenase, which produces MTSTRPIRIPVPGATRVAVLGAGSWGTTFAKILADGGADVALWARRPELAREIAESKRNSDYLPGINLPRSLWASHIIEETLEGAEVVFLSVPSQTLRGNLREFGALIPRDAIVVSLMKGVEKGTRSRMSEVITQELDIDANRIAVASGPNLALEIAKEQPTAAVVASASLDTATKVALLATTPYFRAFVNRDIIGTEFGGVLKNLIAVAIGIVDGVGYGENTKASIITRGLVEMTDFAVAYGGKASTLSGLAGLGDLIATCESSLSRNNTAGRLLGQGFALPDVLKQMNQTAEGLASVAPVLELAQAKDIVMPIVSQVAEVLAGTMNPRDIAPHLTTDSGLPQGE; this is translated from the coding sequence TTGACGAGCACACGACCCATCCGCATTCCCGTCCCAGGGGCGACTCGCGTCGCCGTGCTTGGGGCGGGCAGCTGGGGCACGACCTTCGCCAAGATCCTCGCCGATGGCGGCGCCGATGTGGCACTGTGGGCACGCCGCCCGGAGCTCGCCCGCGAGATCGCCGAAAGCAAGCGCAACAGCGACTACCTGCCGGGAATCAACCTGCCCCGCAGCCTGTGGGCGAGCCACATCATCGAGGAGACGCTCGAGGGTGCCGAGGTCGTCTTCCTTTCGGTCCCAAGCCAGACGCTGCGCGGCAACCTCCGTGAGTTCGGGGCGCTGATCCCGCGGGATGCCATCGTCGTGAGCCTCATGAAGGGCGTCGAGAAGGGCACCCGCTCGCGCATGAGCGAGGTGATCACCCAAGAGCTCGACATCGACGCGAACCGGATCGCCGTCGCATCCGGCCCCAACCTCGCCCTCGAGATAGCGAAGGAGCAGCCGACGGCCGCGGTCGTCGCCTCCGCCAGCCTCGACACGGCCACCAAGGTCGCGCTCCTGGCCACGACCCCCTACTTCCGCGCCTTCGTCAACAGGGACATCATCGGCACCGAGTTCGGCGGTGTACTCAAGAACCTCATCGCCGTCGCGATCGGCATCGTCGACGGTGTCGGCTACGGCGAGAACACCAAGGCATCGATCATCACGCGTGGCCTCGTCGAGATGACCGACTTCGCGGTCGCCTACGGCGGCAAGGCGTCGACGCTCTCGGGGCTCGCGGGCCTCGGCGACCTCATCGCGACGTGTGAGTCCTCGCTCTCGCGCAACAACACGGCCGGACGGCTGCTCGGGCAGGGCTTCGCGCTGCCCGACGTGCTTAAGCAGATGAACCAGACCGCGGAGGGCCTCGCATCCGTCGCCCCGGTGCTCGAGCTCGCACAGGCCAAGGACATCGTCATGCCGATCGTCTCGCAGGTCGCCGAGGTGCTCGCCGGCACGATGAACCCGCGCGACATCGCGCCGCACCTCACGACCGACTCGGGCCTGCCGCAGGGGGAGTAG